Sequence from the Helianthus annuus cultivar XRQ/B chromosome 13, HanXRQr2.0-SUNRISE, whole genome shotgun sequence genome:
AAACTAGGAAGAAGAAGCGAGAGGGGAAGAAGACGGAAGGAGAGAAGACTGCTAAAGAGCCGGCCAATGAACCGACTCGTAAGCGTTCTTCTAGCAGCAACCTATTGGACTATGTTGTTGTTTCTGACTCATTGTCTGGTTTAAATGCAGGGGTCAAACGATCTGCTCCTGACCCAGATGATGATATCACCTTTACCGAGATGTTAGCTAAGAAGCAAAGGGTTCTTGAAGATAAAAAGCGTGAGTTAGATGCGCAGGCTGCTGTCGTCTTATCTGAGAAAAAGTTGAAATTTACGGGTGAGATTGTTGCACCCTCTGAATCTGAAGTTGACCTTGGGTTTTTAGCAAGAAATCTGATAATCTTCTTGAGAAGATATTCAAGGCATCCTTCGCCCCTCGATGTATGATTCCCAGTTACTTATGTTTAAATTTTGTCTATCCTTCCTTCCCTTTTAAGGATAACTGTTTGTCTTTTACTGCAGCATCTGCCAAGTCTACCCGTTCTGGGGTTAAGGTTGATATCTCCAAGATTACTCCACCTACATCTCCTCCCCCCGTTCCATTTGATGTATCGCCCCCTTACCCTGACCCAAAGGGAAAAGGTAAGGAGGGCAATGTTGAGAACGATGTTGCGGAGAAGGTGGTACAAAGTGTTGCTCCTGGTGTGGTGGTTCAAGAGGGTGGCGTGCACGTTGAAGGAGCTGAAACTGACTGGAAGTCAAGCGAGGCCACCCCTCAAGGGACAATATACACCCGACGCGGGCCTCCTAGTCCTGGAGGGGGTGGTCCTTCTGGTAGCCGGCAGGGTCCAGAGTTTCGCAGGGTGGAAGGTGGTGGGTCATGGACAGATAATAACTTGACTTATGATGATCTCCCTCATGCCCCCCGTTGAGGTTTGACACAGTGCTCCAGGATGGATGACCTTGGTAACTATCGTGAGTTTTACTCATTGTCACTCCCTCCTGCAGAAAGATTGTTCCAAAAGAATCGTCATTGTTTAGACCTCTTGGATGATCATATCCATTCGGGTGTTACCTTCTTCTCCACTACACAAGAGATTGTGAGGGACTGGCAATCCATGGGCGAAGACGTTTTGGAGTTTGAAGTTGCCAAGAAGGAATTTGCTGCTGAGGGGGAGACATTTAATTCTGAGAAAAAGGGGTTGCTGTGGAGGGTTGACGATAGTGAAGAGAAGCTTGCAAAGGAAAAACAATTCAACACTAACTGCTAGAAGGATTGGGAGGCATCGTGTGAAAGATCTATCCGAGATCTAAAATCTGCACATGATGAGGTAGTGAAATTGAAGGCTGAGAAAGCTAAGGACAACGAAGAATATGAGTGTCTGGCTGCTGCACATAAGGAGAAAGAAGCTGAGTCACAAGCGCGCATTGCCGCCTTGGAAAAAAACAGTTGAAGAGCAAAAGACTCAGAACAAGGCATTGGAACTCTTAGCTGAGGATCTTGGTGCTGATTGCAAGTGGTTGCTTGCACGTGGCATCCCCTTGGTACGTTTCCTTTTCATTTCAATTTGTCTGATATTCCTTCTTATTTGTTATATTTCTTCTTTTGTCTTTTGTGTAGATTGCTGATCGATTGGTGAAGTCTGATGAGATTGCGAAGTACATGTTCGAGCTGGGTGGTGCTGCGTATGATAGTGGACGTAAAGATGGATATGGCGAGGGTAAAGCAGCTGCTcttgccaaagacaaagatcaCCAGTTCGAGCTCTATAAGGTTGATTGCACGGCTAATTATATGGCCAAGCGTCAGGAGTATGAATTCCTTGAGTTTGGTATTATAAAGGTCATCGAGAAGCTGACTCGAAAAGGTATTGCTGTGAAAACTTTGAAGAAAGTGCTTGAGGATGCCGATGTGGAGACTAGTGGTACTGGTACAAGTCACCAAGTCTAACTGTGTTGTTCTTCTGGCTTGCATGCAGTGTTTTGGTCTATAGACCGTGTATTTCCAGACAATTTAATGCTTGTTCAATGTTTGTAAACGATATGTCTTATTCATGGTGTTGTGCTGTATGCATAACTGCCATAATTTTGCTAGCATATATGTTAAATTTTTAGTTGTTAAATCGTTTGTGTGAATTTTTTTTGAGTTACAATTTGTGCATATGATAATTACTTTGATCAGGTGCTGCGAATGAATGGTGGGTATGACAGGTTATTGTGTTTGATTAACCCGGTTGTGCACTTGATCGTGATGAGCCTTGGAGGTTTACAATGTTTATTCTATCATTATTCCAACACTTTCTTCACGTATGCCTGAAATGTTATGAAGTGATCGTTGACAGGTTATTGTGTTATATTGACCCGACTGTGCACTTGGTGGTGaggagccttggaggtctacaatgTTTGTGTTGCCTTGTCTACAATGCTTTCATGTGTAAGTGGGTACGAAGTGAAGGTTGGCTGACATGTTTTATTGTGTGTAGGCGATCCAACTGTGCACTTGGTCGTGACGAGCGTTGGAGGTCTACAATGTTTTCTATCGTTAAGCCAGCGATGTTTTCGTGTGCACCCGAAGGAATGTATGCATTTGTAATAAAAAATTCACAAAAGATAAGATGTAGGATAATCAATACTTCTTGTACTAAAGATGTTTGTTTTGGGCCCATGGCCTTACATTAGAATATAATGTCTGCTATTTACATGTAACACTTCCGTAATTGATGGGCATTCCAACTCCTTGGTATTTCTTTGTTATCCAAGGCGCGCAACTGATATGCTCCTTTACCTAGGACCTTATCAACGATGTAGGGTCCCTCCCATTTCGGAGCCAACTTGCCTGGTCTTTTAGCGTTGGACGCTTTATTGTCTCCCAGGACGTAATCACCAGGATTGAAGGTGCATATTTGCACCTTGctgttgtagtacttttccaaCTTTGTCTTGTATTTTGCTTTATTGATTGCCGCCATTTCTCCCCTTTCTTCCAGGAGGTCCAGATCTAGCTTCGTTGTTTTTCGTTATTTATGTCATTCGTTGATAACATTCGTGGGGATGGTAGGCCAATCTCTGTAGGTATCACTGCTTTTGACCCATACACCAGACTGAATGGGGTTCCACCATTGCTCGTTTTTGGCATGGTCTAGTGAGCCCACATGATACTGGTAGTTCATCCACCCAGCCTCTCCGTTGAGTTCCAAGTTGCACTTTGATGCCATCGACGATGCTTTTGTTTACCGCCTTGACCTGGCCGTTTCCTTGTGGGTGTGCCATCGAGGAGAACGTATGTTCGATGTTCAACTCTTTAAACCAATTTTGGAGGTCTTCGGCTGCAAAGTTTGTTCCGTTATCTGTGATGATTCTTAGGGGTAACCCAAATCGACAAATTATCTGCTCCTAGATACACCTTCAAACCACCATGGCTGTTGTTGATGCCAGAGCTTTCGCCTCCACCCATTTAGTAATATAGTCAACAGCGACTATAATGAATTTTACTGCTCCTGGGGCTTCGGGAAAAGGACCaaccatgtcaattccccattgCTGAAACGTCCATGCCGTCGTAACAAGGACTAGTTCATTCTTGGGGCGCAGGGTTTTAAGCGTGTGCCTTTGACATCCGTTACATTTCCTTAACACCTTTACCGCGTCTAAATGCATCCCTGGCCAATAATACCCCGCATTCATCTCCTTTGCAACAACCATCCTAGGACCCGTGTGAATGCCACAAATCCCTTCATGCACTTCATGGATCAAGTAATTAGCATCTTCAGGGTCTACACAACGAAGTAGGGGTCCTAGGTAAGATCTTCTGTATAAGATGCCATCAGACATTTGATAATGTTCTACTTTGTGTCGTATCTTCCTAGGCTCCGCTATGTTTTAGGTAAGATCCCTTACTGAAGGTACATGATAATAGGAGTCATCCAGGATGACGATCCTAGTTGGATGACACCGACTTGCCTCAACGGGACTGACGGGTTTCCCAATACTTCAATGCGCACGTCCTTGGCTAAGTGTTGGAAACTCGTAGACGCAAGCTTGCTCAGGGCATCTGCAGGCTTGTTCTCGCTCCTGTTGATGTGGTGAATCTTGAAAGAGTCAAAACTTTGTAGCAGGGTTTTTGCTTGCTCGAGGTCTAATGCCATGACATCACCCTTGGCGCCGTATTGACCGTTGATTTGACCTGCCACGAGCAACGAGTCAACATGCGCTTCTAGGTATTTGACTCCCATTTTGATTGCTAGACGTAACCCAGCGAGAAAAGCTTTGTATTCTGCTTCGTTGTTTGTACTCTTGAAATCCAAGCAGATAGCATACGTAAATTCGTGCTTTTCTAGGCTTACCAACATCAAGCCTGCCCCTGCACCATCTTTGTTGGAGGCGCCGTCTGTGTATAACAGCCACGACTCTTCAGCAAATTGTTTCTCAGCTTTTCCATTGTTTTACACTCACGGTCTTTATCGTCTGGCACTTCTGTCAAAAAGTCTGCCAATACTTGACCCTTGATTGTCGGCCGGGGTCTGAAAACTACATTGTGACCTCCTAGTTCGATGGCCCATTTTGCGAGTCTACCTGAGATTTCTGGTTGAGCCAGGATGTTTCCAATATTGTAGTTTGTCAGGACGTGGATGACATGGTTGCCGAAGTATCTACGTAGTCTCTTGGATGCATGAATAAGTGCTAGAACTAGCTTCTCCATTATAGAATATCTAATTTCTGGATCATTCAAAGTGCGACTTACGTAGTACACTGCGATTGCAGACCTTGCCGGTCAACTAAAAGGACTGCACCAACCACCTTTTCTGACGCTGacaatgtgacaactggcaccaaaccggtaatttccgtacaatttaattaatactTGATAACTGCAaatatgtgcttaaatgtcaacattgtctaattacatactatacaagtgaattcatgcatgttttatactacaagatattgctttatgcattaatgaacagcgttgcgtcagaaatactagtaaactcacctgtaagacacattgtgtcaacaattctgcagaaagcagtcagacaatagaattggggcctaggtgtaggtccaatgacaagaatacattaaaatccaagagtacatacaagggttaacatatagactttccggaagctaaaatacgcactgaaaagcacccgaaacacactttaaatgctgaattttacatatttcagcaaaattcagcattgtaacaaGATTTTACCATTTAAAAATATGACAAATTGATCCAGAATACATTCCTAAGTGTCGGAAATTGAAAGTATCACAAAAGGGgacataaaggacactaaacggtgcaattgagcactttaacgaaccggtatctaaccgaacaatcggacataacccggaacaccaaaatattgctagaagcattgttttactttttctaagctagttatggCTCCTGAACACTCTAACATATTACATAAAGCATCCTACATATAAAACACTAGCTTTTACATTTAACCTCCACTAATAACCTACTTACCATCAAATTTACACATGGACCCCCTCCCCCCTTCACACTTACGGTTACAAGCATGGTCCCACCTCCAAGATTGTGTAATCTTCTCTTAATCTAAATTGATCTTTTCTTGGATTAATCAAGATTGTGCTAGTACTATAAGAAACATAGGGACCAATGGATAATACTCAAAATTGTGTTTATAAGAAGAACATGGACCATAATCACCAACTCACCTCTCTTCTCCTCCCTCCCCagactctcggccgaacaccctaTCCCATACACCACCATTTTTCATCTTTAGTTCAAGCATTCCAAGCTCATTTTGAGGTGTAAGAGGCAAGATTAGAAGGTGTGGAActcttggatcttgaaggacctctcttgtgTGCTATTATCCACTCCATATTCTTcattgtttcttccctagcttgaagctagtagtaagcttcttgtaACTCTTGTTACTTCATGTTTTTAGTGGATAAAAGATATATTATGTTGAAAAcataagaacactaaaagacttgaacttgaatcttgaaacataaGCTTTACATATGATGAAATCTTGTTTAAATGATATTGTTTAGTGCATGAGtaatgtttgtttgttgatttcttgagatgatgatgttaatcatcacatAAAGCTTACTAGATGATGTTTAAACACTTGATCTAGCAagttagaggatgattatgtgttaacacaagaagatcatcctcatacatagacatgaacttgaaaataaaaatgatttcaTGTAAAATGATAAACAAAGTGAACTATTAAACTTGTTGATTCAAGATTTATGAATAATcttccaagaaaaccaagttcaaaatatgacttttgaaagatcatggtttttactaaatctacactatttttggtgatgaaataagtgtaaaaacactagagaaacaagaagatgttataaataactatttttgtgaaatgtgattacaagttgtaaatgactaaatgttttaataaagtgatttacaaacaaataaccatgtttttaagggtaactagacctactaaataacatggtaagtcaactacaagtttttacaaaaacttcaagttcatgatgtagtgaaatttacttgattttgacactcgggaagtgttgaatgagttgttgatgcttgatgatgatttaaaagaaaataaacacatgttttgaaaacatgggaaacctccatttttaggggaaactatgtcaaaatttttataaattttgacacttagaaaaatataagtttttgagaaacttattccctaaaaatatttaccaaggtttccctaatttttgtgtaaacttcaagttaagaaatgacgatttcttcaagataaaaattgatattaagtatgtatatttttgagaatatatatatatatatatatatatattgatcaccaaattttgtgctaagtgtatgtagtatgtattatacgtgatagtgtattaggacttgaaaatacactaaatactcctaagaagtaaaaatacaaaaatacacatacaacatgcttagacaaatacgagaaaatatatttatgaaaatatattacttgatagaataaataacttggacaagttatgaacatgaaatgaagttttggacaaaatacataattcgggtgaaaaatacaagatacttatatttatttttgagaaaataatataagtaagacacatagttaaaaatataaattatttttaacacacaaagaacaaatacataaaagatggtgacttgtacttgtgcgatacaagtctagtgactaacgttaataaaacacgtttaggtcacgacgctagataagcaaaaac
This genomic interval carries:
- the LOC110901539 gene encoding uncharacterized protein LOC110901539 — its product is MEKLVLALIHASKRLRRYFGNHVIHVLTNYNIGNILAQPEISGRLAKWAIELGGHNVVFRPRPTIKGQVLADFLTEVPDDKDHGASNKDGAGAGLMLVSLEKHEFTYAICLDFKSTNNEAEYKAFLAGLRLAIKMGVKYLEAHVDSLLVAGQINGQYGAKGDVMALDLEQAKTLLQSFDSFKIHHINRSENKPADALSKLASTSFQHLAKDVRIEVLGNPSVPLRQVGVIQLGSSSWMTPIIIRSYLGPLLRCVDPEDANYLIHEVHEGICGIHTGPRMVVAKEMNAGYYWPGMHLDAVKVLRKCNGCQRHTLKTLRPKNELVLVTTAWTFQQWGIDMVGPFPEAPGAVKFIIVAVDYITKWVEAKALASTTAMVV